From the genome of Chiloscyllium punctatum isolate Juve2018m chromosome 43, sChiPun1.3, whole genome shotgun sequence, one region includes:
- the LOC140466530 gene encoding procathepsin L-like isoform X1, with product MTWNLREMCSLSIMNFWLFLGSVAVSILAAASTGILDSKLDEDWKNWKSQHGNQYTKEKGESDEESYRRMIWEDNMRYIEQHNIEHSLGKRTSKVGMNKFGALTNEEFNKLMNGHRRIEAVNMTEIEADETDESSASKESHIELRIAIVDWRREGLVTPVKNQIKKSEKALKIIQCRH from the exons ATTGTCCATCATGAACTTCTGGCTCTTTCTGGGCAGTGTGGCGGTATCTATTCTGGCTGCAGCCTCAACAGGCATACTTGATTCGAAATTGGATGAAGACTGGAAAAATTGGAAATCACAACATGGGAACCAATACACCAAGGAAAAAGGAGAGTCT GATGAGGAGAGCTACAGGAGAATGATATGGGAGGACAACATGAGATACATCGAACAACACAACATCGAACATTCATTGGGAAAACGCACATCTAAAGTGGGAATGAACAAATTTGGAGCTCTG ACCAATGAAGAGTTCAATAAGCTCATGAATGGACATCGCCGAATCGAAGCTGTTAACATGACTGAAATTGAAGCTGATGAAACAGATGAGAGTAGTGCATCTAAAGAAAGTCACATTGAACTGAGAATTGCAATTGTTGACTGGCGAAGAGAAGGTTTAGTGACTCCAGTGAAAAACCAGATAAAAAAATCAGAAAAAGCTCTCAAGATTATTCAGTGCAGACATTAA
- the LOC140466552 gene encoding procathepsin L-like, giving the protein MTWSHRTNVCTESLVSHVEGGGARFAEGQCRTSWAFSATGAIEGQWAKRHGNLVSLSEQNLIDCGPTPGCYGYSAPGAFEIVIQFGGINSAETYPYIGKHGDYCRFESDKIAAKITDYNWVWGGEAALEQAVREIGPMTAVINASLKSFQHYKGGVYYDENCNGYVTAEVLVVGFGIEDGMKYWLVKNSWGTDWGDDGYIKIAKDRGNHCEIASFVRYPIV; this is encoded by the exons ATGACATGGTCACATCGGACCAACGTGTGTACTGAGAGCTTGGTGTCGCATGTGGAAGGAGGAGGAGCAAGGTTTGCAGAG GGTCAATGTCGTACTTCCTGGGCTTTCAGTGCAACTGGTGCCATAGAAGGACAGTGGGCAAAAAGGCATGGCAACCTGGTTTCTCTCAGTGAACAGAATCTGATTGACTGTGGACCCACACCTGGATGCTATGGTTATTCCGCACCGGGCGCCTTTGAGATAGTGATTCAATTTGGAGGCATCAACTCTGCTGAAACTTACCCTTACATAGGAAAG CATGGAGACTACTGCAGATTTGAATCAGATAAAATTGCTGCTAAAATCACCGACTACAACTGGGTTTGGGGAGGCGAGGCAGCATTGGAACAAGCAGTGAGAGAGATAGGACCGATGACTGCTGTGATTAATGCAAGTCTGAAATCCTTTCAACATTATAAAGGAG GAGTTTACTATGATGAAAATTGCAATGGATATGTAAccgctgaagtgctggtggttgGTTTTGGAATTGAGGATGGAATGAAGTATTGGCTGGTTAAAAACAG CTGGGGAACAGACTGGGGTGATGACGGGTACATCAAAATTGCTAAGGATAGAGGTAATCACTGTGAAATTGCCAGTTTTGTGCGGTACCCTATCGTGTAA
- the LOC140466530 gene encoding procathepsin L-like isoform X2, which yields MNFWLFLGSVAVSILAAASTGILDSKLDEDWKNWKSQHGNQYTKEKGESDEESYRRMIWEDNMRYIEQHNIEHSLGKRTSKVGMNKFGALTNEEFNKLMNGHRRIEAVNMTEIEADETDESSASKESHIELRIAIVDWRREGLVTPVKNQIKKSEKALKIIQCRH from the exons ATGAACTTCTGGCTCTTTCTGGGCAGTGTGGCGGTATCTATTCTGGCTGCAGCCTCAACAGGCATACTTGATTCGAAATTGGATGAAGACTGGAAAAATTGGAAATCACAACATGGGAACCAATACACCAAGGAAAAAGGAGAGTCT GATGAGGAGAGCTACAGGAGAATGATATGGGAGGACAACATGAGATACATCGAACAACACAACATCGAACATTCATTGGGAAAACGCACATCTAAAGTGGGAATGAACAAATTTGGAGCTCTG ACCAATGAAGAGTTCAATAAGCTCATGAATGGACATCGCCGAATCGAAGCTGTTAACATGACTGAAATTGAAGCTGATGAAACAGATGAGAGTAGTGCATCTAAAGAAAGTCACATTGAACTGAGAATTGCAATTGTTGACTGGCGAAGAGAAGGTTTAGTGACTCCAGTGAAAAACCAGATAAAAAAATCAGAAAAAGCTCTCAAGATTATTCAGTGCAGACATTAA